A portion of the Stigmatella aurantiaca DW4/3-1 genome contains these proteins:
- the mraY gene encoding phospho-N-acetylmuramoyl-pentapeptide-transferase produces MLFLLYEWIKDSEAGRILNFLRYPTFRIIAAGVFALVLGMLVGPKLIARLRLKQHGQSNVREDTPDTHQKKKGTPTMGGQLILLCIAGGTLMFADLKSRGVWVMLLLTFGYGFIGFLDDWLKLSKRNSKGLAGRKKMVLQTFFYLVAIFGLMCTWTQADGSFGPTLLINTKLTLPFIPTRWFNPDLGWFYVVFGWFVVVGTSNAVNLTDGLDGLAIVPTIVSATTFAVLCYVAGTTLNIADSATVNGVSRVVAKPLYEYLGILQVPGGADLAVFCASIVGAGIAFLWFNTYPASVFMGDVGSLALGGALGGLAVLSKNEVVSAIIHGIFFAEILSVMIQVVSFKTTGKRVFRMAPVHHHFELKGMAEPKIIVRFWIVAILCGGVALLSLKLR; encoded by the coding sequence TGTATGAGTGGATCAAGGACTCCGAGGCGGGCCGGATCCTCAACTTCCTGCGCTACCCCACCTTCCGCATCATCGCGGCGGGGGTGTTCGCGCTGGTGTTGGGGATGCTCGTGGGCCCCAAGCTCATCGCCCGTTTGCGCCTGAAGCAGCACGGGCAGAGCAACGTGCGCGAGGACACCCCGGACACACACCAGAAGAAGAAGGGCACGCCCACCATGGGCGGCCAGCTCATCCTCCTGTGCATCGCCGGTGGGACGCTGATGTTCGCGGACCTCAAGAGCCGGGGCGTGTGGGTGATGCTGCTGCTGACCTTCGGCTACGGCTTCATCGGCTTCCTGGACGACTGGCTCAAGCTGTCCAAGCGCAACTCGAAGGGGCTGGCGGGCCGCAAGAAGATGGTGCTCCAGACGTTCTTCTACCTGGTGGCCATCTTCGGGCTGATGTGCACGTGGACGCAGGCGGATGGCTCCTTCGGCCCCACGCTGCTCATCAACACGAAGCTGACGCTGCCCTTCATCCCCACGCGCTGGTTCAACCCGGACCTGGGCTGGTTCTACGTGGTGTTCGGCTGGTTCGTCGTCGTGGGCACCTCCAACGCGGTGAACCTCACGGACGGCCTGGACGGCCTGGCCATCGTGCCCACCATCGTCTCGGCCACCACCTTCGCGGTGCTCTGCTACGTGGCGGGCACCACGCTGAACATCGCGGATTCGGCCACGGTGAACGGCGTGTCGCGCGTGGTGGCCAAGCCGCTCTACGAGTACCTGGGCATCCTCCAGGTGCCGGGCGGCGCGGACCTGGCCGTCTTCTGCGCCAGCATCGTGGGCGCGGGCATCGCCTTTCTCTGGTTCAACACCTATCCGGCGTCCGTGTTTATGGGCGACGTGGGCTCGCTGGCGCTCGGTGGCGCGCTGGGCGGGCTGGCGGTGCTCTCCAAGAACGAGGTGGTGTCCGCCATCATCCACGGCATCTTCTTCGCGGAGATCCTCAGCGTGATGATCCAGGTCGTCTCCTTCAAGACGACGGGCAAGCGCGTCTTCCGCATGGCCCCGGTGCACCACCACTTCGAGCTCAAAGGCATGGCCGAGCCGAAAATCATCGTCCGTTTCTGGATCGTCGCCATCTTGTGTGGCGGCGTGGCGCTGCTGTCCCTCAAACTCCGCTAG